Sequence from the Anabaena sphaerica FACHB-251 genome:
AGCTGACCAAATGCGAAAACGGTCTATTACTTATAAACCTGTTGTTTTTGAAGATGTTAATATTACCTTTGCCACCTATGCTGAAGGACGTTGTGATGGAGTAACGGCTGATCGTTCCGCTTTGGTTTCTCGACGTACAACTTTACCCAAACCGGAAGATAATATCATTATGGATGAATTACTTTCTTCCGAACCTTTAGCGCCAGCAGTTGCTAAGGGCGATCTTCAATGGAGTAATGTTGTTAAATGGGTTGTTTATGCTTTGGTCAAAGCTGAAGAATTGGGAATTAATTCTCAGAATGTAGCGCAGTTTGCGAACAGCAATGACCCAGAAATTAAGCGTTTTTTAGGAACAGAAGGAAACCTGGGTGAAGGACTTGGGTTGACAAATGATTTTGCAGCTAGGATAGTCAAACACGTCGGTAACTACGGGGAAATTTACGATCGCAATCTCGGTACAAAAACCAAACTCAATCTCCCCCGTGGACAAAATCAACTTTCGACAAAAGGCGGTTTACTCTATTCTCCTCCATTTCGGTGATTGATTGGTCAATTATCAGTTATCAGTTATCCCTGTTCCCTATTCCCTATTTGTAATGGCTAATTCCAAACCACCTATATGGCGTGATTATCGCTTTTGGCAAATTGCGGCACAATGTATGGCTGTAATTTTAGCACTAGTGATAGTTGCTATTTTGGGGATGAATCTCAACCGTAATTTACAGCAATTAGGGATTCAATTTGGTTTTGATTTTCTACAACAGCAAGCGTCTTTTGATATTGGCGAAACTCTTATTAATTATAAACCAACTGATAGCTATATTCTGGCTTTGTGGGTAGGGTTAATTAACTCATTGCGGGTAGCAGTGCTGGGAATTATCTTAACAACAATTGTAGGGATAACTGCGGGAGTTGCGCGTTTATCTGATAATTGGTTAGTGAGAAAAATCAGTTTAGTTTATGTAGAAATTTTTCGGAATACTCCATTATTACTACAGTTATTATTTTGGTACTTTGCTGTTTTCATCGGGTTTCCGAAAGCAGAAAATAAAGTTTCCGTTTGGGGGTTAATTTACCTTAGTCAAAATGGGATAGAAATTTTTGGTTTTAACCTGTCTCCAGAATTTTCAACTTTGCTGCTGGGTTTAACATTTTACACAGGTGCGTTTATTGCGGAAATTGTGAGAGGAGGAATTCAATCAGTAGCAAAGGGACAATGGGAAGCGGGTTTATCGCTAGGATTAAAACCAACATTATTGATGAGATTCGTGATTTTTCCCCAAGCTTTGCGGGTAATTATTCCCCCACTTACCAGTCAATATTTGAATTTAGCAAAAAATTCTAGTTTAGCGATCGCTATCGGTTATCCTGATATTTATTTTGTAGCTTCTACCACATTTAATCAAACTGGAAAAGCAGTAGAAGTGATGCTGTTACTGATGGTTACATATCTCACTCTTAGTTTAATTATTTCATTAATGATGAATTTACTAAATCGCACAGTTCAGATTAAAGAAAGGTAGGGGTTTAGCATTTATATCTCGTTCCCAGTCTCAGACTGGGAATGCTATCCAATAGTCTCTGACTATGGTTTAATAGAAGCCAGATTCTTCTATAATTCATTCCCATACAGAGTATGGGAACGAGAACAAACGAGAACAACAATAAATAAAAAATAACCTATGAATAAATTAACTTGGTTCAAGAAAAATCTATTCAATAACTGGTATAATACAGTATTAACTGTACTTTGTTTACTTTTTATATTTTGGATAGTTAAAGGAATATTATTTTGGGTATTTAATCAAGCACAATGGCAAGTTATCCAATTTAATTTACATTTATTTTTAGTTGGTAGATTTCCCAAAAGCTTATATTGGAGATTGTGGATTGTTTTGGGAATAATTACAACTTTAAGTGTGATAACCTGGAGTCTATTTACTAAAAAACAAAATATCATCAAACGCCAACTTTCTCAATTGATAATTCCTTGGCTTGCACCAATATGGTTATTATCTTTTGCGATTAATATATGGCTAATTGGCGGAGGTTTTGGCTTACAATCTGTATCAACAAACTTATGGAATGGATTATTACTAACACTATTAATGGCAATAATTAGTATTGTACTTTCCTTTCCTATTGGTGTGTTATTAGCATTAGGACGTACAAGTAATTTATTTATAATTCGTTGGTTTTCTATTCTCTATATTGAAATAGTTAGAGGATTACCACTCATAGGAATTTTGTTTATCGCTCAAGTCATGTTACCTTTATTTTTACCAACAGATTTACGTTTAGATCGCTTAATTAGGGGAATTGCGGGACTGGTGCTATTTAGTGCTGCTTACATGGCGGAAAACGTGCGCGGTGGATTACAATCAATACCAAGGGGACAAACTGAATCTGCAAAAGCACTAGGATTGAATACACCTTTAGTGTTAATATTAATTGTCCTACCTCAAGCTTTACGTGCTGTTATTCCAGCAATTGTGGGACAGTTTATAGGCTTATTTAAAGATACTTCACTTTTATCTTTAGTGGGTTTGGTGGAATTAACAGGAATTGCGCGTTCTATTTTAGCACAACCG
This genomic interval carries:
- a CDS encoding amino acid ABC transporter permease, with the translated sequence MNKLTWFKKNLFNNWYNTVLTVLCLLFIFWIVKGILFWVFNQAQWQVIQFNLHLFLVGRFPKSLYWRLWIVLGIITTLSVITWSLFTKKQNIIKRQLSQLIIPWLAPIWLLSFAINIWLIGGGFGLQSVSTNLWNGLLLTLLMAIISIVLSFPIGVLLALGRTSNLFIIRWFSILYIEIVRGLPLIGILFIAQVMLPLFLPTDLRLDRLIRGIAGLVLFSAAYMAENVRGGLQSIPRGQTESAKALGLNTPLVLILIVLPQALRAVIPAIVGQFIGLFKDTSLLSLVGLVELTGIARSILAQPQFLGRYAEVYIFIGLIYWAFCYSMSLASRRLEKQLSN
- a CDS encoding amino acid ABC transporter permease, which produces MANSKPPIWRDYRFWQIAAQCMAVILALVIVAILGMNLNRNLQQLGIQFGFDFLQQQASFDIGETLINYKPTDSYILALWVGLINSLRVAVLGIILTTIVGITAGVARLSDNWLVRKISLVYVEIFRNTPLLLQLLFWYFAVFIGFPKAENKVSVWGLIYLSQNGIEIFGFNLSPEFSTLLLGLTFYTGAFIAEIVRGGIQSVAKGQWEAGLSLGLKPTLLMRFVIFPQALRVIIPPLTSQYLNLAKNSSLAIAIGYPDIYFVASTTFNQTGKAVEVMLLLMVTYLTLSLIISLMMNLLNRTVQIKER